The following proteins are encoded in a genomic region of Huiozyma naganishii CBS 8797 chromosome 9, complete genome:
- the KNAG0I02970 gene encoding uncharacterized protein (similar to Saccharomyces cerevisiae SDC25 (Scer_YGOB_SDC25) and CDC25 (YLR310C); ancestral locus Anc_4.45), with protein MDFGQSGLNVREGSHDGALSQIKVIDILVVDHDYTSTLPNVLSLKKGEVAFLANKSTTGWLDVLVIMGDPPAQRVSRGWFPHNYTQQIGDVELKRRYSDKLTDSLRRGSRKQSARSSELLLKTTVSNFNLGDDDPLAASDFLFAHEIEELYGNNQFGDLLQENLPVIWATVLTGDKRSPMIYYNDQLNVYCNRLPTLPKSAHRGGGGVGDKPVRLNPKKMPRLTGDDTLYLHTADIKLCRDLFENSLYYCSLAHETFKAKDQLKFVEVIRRFATSVTYITMAVRLFENCINKTARKEIKHLMKCIIKSLSVIKLNANVYFCNKKGYTRTAQQQEYNRTASVATASTMHSDNTLTQATSGNTRNRVLSLADSVSNQERGGADTEPNSKKLDSKHDDYYSTLETTIDTEFFGSPKSIQLLYYVLQNNVTLDSSERHLLPQLFPRFFQDSFNAGSWTNPFAAEHIEEKEKESSCEFAKETKLTKIADPCKNSVSTTTSSTSSSDFPQPSETSTKNTGSRDSKAGTAGPKFNLSTHSPSLSPVASRVLNSTSGSQAAHFSLASNQLQKTKSGPRPRLYPLTRDTLSKMRQSKEQIYDHIVSYIQQTNNVKPDVKMILKIYTEFNDKLLNMAIIENLDLTFFVNLRKILFNNDKCDESIKLLRHSCTTISHLLNEFFNIKQAFHDTVIKLTIVTQHTSTEDPFVFRSMENSHSVGYLEKFPIVTSEKQVHLSQDYDIMADQILKQLWKSDVHISTLEFLDPFAIFKESYIHYYEINSVACNIVERLIEEKENIMNFAARSMQGSLIDMLQKDEYKDARWFEDDFLRKGSDKSDSFMKRASLSGSNAVAWYIQSPVQQDLVFDIKTDTVKSGTLEALVDHLVFGMNNGIIDNLYMGTFLMTFRSIYTSSMDFIVHLTRIYNAFPPSGLSFNEYNEWISKRSLPIKTNIVKVLQSFFTKYWINTYWEPKLDSAIMELVKMAVSEKISGATALMNKCTEIIKNCTNNDGAESIRSVHSVTLRTADWSQSVKKIKKIKAHDISASGFAQQITLMNYEMYSKIELFECLDKIWGKSMNCDFGGSASIANFIEHANLLTNYVSFKIVSEVNMKKRVKLITYFITVALHCHRLSNFATLTAIISALYSSPVFRLKKTWTQVPVDSKDVLNKLDSLMDSKKNFINYRESLKARSRNTPCIPFFGVYLSDLTFANSGNQDWLPVINFRKRFIIADIIRDILRFQRCNYSNFTKNEDISYFITRALQGVPDLEAQYSLSLEVEPRSNSTSKENEKDISFGSAATKFLKVKHGMKLFG; from the coding sequence ATGGATTTTGGCCAGTCCGGCTTGAACGTGCGGGAGGGCAGCCACGACGGTGCGCTCTCGCAGATCAAGGTCATCGACATTCTCGTGGTGGACCACGACTATACGTCGACGCTGCCCAACGTGCtgagtttgaagaaagGTGAGGTCGCTTTTTTGGCGAACAAGTCTACCACAGGCTGGTTGGACGTGCTCGTGATTATGGGAGACCCGCCAGCGCAGAGAGTGTCAAGAGGCTGGTTTCCTCACAACTACACTCAACAGATTGGTGACGTCGAGCTTAAGAGACGGTACTCGGATAAGTTGACGGACTCCCTCAGGAGGGGGTCCCGGAAACAATCTGCCAGAAGCTCGGaacttcttttgaagaCTACTGTCTCGAACTTTAATTTGGGCGATGACGACCCACTCGCGGCATCGGATTTCCTCTTTGCGCACGAGATCGAGGAACTGTACGGCAATAACCAGTTTGGTGACCTCTTGCAGGAAAACCTCCCGGTCATATGGGCCACCGTGCTCACGGGCGACAAAAGATCGCCCATGATCTACTACAACGATCAATTAAACGTGTACTGCAACCGACTCCCCACACTGCCTAAATCAGCGCACCGAGGGGGGGGCGGGGTCGGGGACAAACCGGTACGATTGAACCCGAAAAAGATGCCCCGTTTGACTGGAGACGATACGTTGTACCTCCACACGGCAGACATAAAACTGTGCAGGGACTTGTTTGAGAACTCGCTGTACTACTGCTCGTTGGCACACGAGACTTTTAAGGCAAAGGACCAACTTAAGTTCGTCGAAGTGATCAGACGGTTCGCCACATCGGTCACGTACATCACAATGGCAGTCAGGTTGTTCGAAAACTGCATAAACAAAACAGCTAGGAAAGAGATCAAACATCTGATGAAATGTATCATTAAATCTTTGTCCGTTATCAAGCTGAACGCAAACGTCTACTTCTGCAATAAGAAGGGGTACACGAGAACCGCGCAACAACAGGAATACAATAGGACCGCCTCCGTCGCGACCGCCTCTACAATGCACTCGGATAACACGCTGACCCAAGCTACCAGTGGTAACACACGCAATAGAGTATTGAGTCTTGCCGACTCCGTATCGAACcaagaaagaggagggGCCGACACGGAACCAAACTCAAAGAAATTAGATTCGAAACATGACGATTACTACAGCACTTTGGAGACAACTATCGACACGGAGTTTTTCGGGTCGCCAAAGTCAATACAGCTGCTATACTACGTACTGCAAAACAACGTCACGTTGGACTCGAGTGAAAGACACCTGCTACCGCAACTTTTCCCAAGATTCTTTCAGGACTCCTTCAACGCTGGCTCTTGGACTAACCCGTTTGCAGCAGAACATATcgaggagaaggaaaaggaaagcAGTTGTGAATTCGCCAAGGAGACTAAATTAACGAAGATTGCTGACCCGTGTAAGAATTCCGTGTCGACCACGACGTCGTCGACGTCCTCCTCAGATTTTCCTCAACCTTCAGAAACATCAACCAAAAACACGGGGTCGCGCGACAGCAAAGCAGGAACAGCTGGACCAAAGTTCAACCTTTCCACTCACTCTCCGTCTTTGTCGCCAGTCGCGTCCCGCGTTTTGAATTCAACCAGTGGTAGCCAGGCGGCACATTTCTCTCTTGCATCCAACCAGTTACAGAAAACGAAATCAGGTCCGAGACCAAGGCTGTACCCGCTGACGAGGGACACACTCTCAAAGATGAGACAAAGCAAGGAGCAAATATATGATCACATTGTATCATACATCCAACAAACCAATAACGTGAAGCCCGATGTGAAAATGATCCTCAAGATTTATACAGAGTTCAATGATAAGCTGCTGAATATGGCTATTATTGAAAACCTGGATCTGACGTTTTTTGTGAACCTGAGAAAGATTCTCTTTAATAACGACAAGTGCGATGAAAGCATAAAACTGTTACGACATTCTTGCACAACCATTTCGCACCTGTTGAACgagtttttcaatatcaaacaaGCATTCCATGACACAGTCATCAAATTGACAATTGTCACACAGCACACCAGCACTGAGGACCCGTTTGTGTTCCGCTCAATGGAAAATTCCCATTCCGTTGGCTACTTGGAGAAATTCCCCATAGTCACAAGCGAAAAACAAGTACACCTCTCCCAGGACTATGACATAATGGCGGACCAAATATTAAAGCAGTTGTGGAAAAGTGATGTTCATATTAGCACACTGGAGTTCCTGGACCCGTTCGCCatattcaaagaaagtTATATTCATTATTACGAGATAAACTCCGTCGCATGCAACATTGTGGAAAGACTGATcgaggagaaggaaaacATCATGAATTTTGCTGCCAGAAGCATGCAGGGTTCTTTAATTGACATGTTACAGAAGGACGAGTACAAGGATGCCAGGTGGTTTGAAGATGATTTTCTTCGTAAGGGTAGTGACAAAAGCGACTCATTCATGAAGAGAGCATCTTTGAGCGGTAGTAATGCTGTGGCGTGGTACATACAGTCCCCTGTCCAGCAAGACCTTGTCTTTGATATCAAAACAGATACGGTTAAATCGGGTACCTTGGAAGCATTGGTCGATCACCTTGTTTTTGGCATGAACAACGGGATAATCGATAATTTGTACATGGGGACTTTCCTAATGACATTCCGCAGTATCTATACCAGCTCGATGGACTTTATTGTACATCTAACGAGGATTTACAACGCATTTCCGCCCAGTGGACTATCATTTAATGAGTACAACGAGTGGATTTCTAAAAGATCGTTACCGATAAAAACTAACATCGTCAAAGTATTGCAGTCTTTCTTTACCAAGTACTGGATAAACACATACTGGGAACCAAAATTGGATTCAGCGATTATGGAGCTTGTAAAGATGGCGGTTTCAGAGAAAATATCAGGCGCAACAGCGTTAATGAATAAATGCACAGAAATTATCAAGAACTGTACGAATAACGATGGGGCCGAGAGTATCAGAAGTGTCCACTCAGTCACACTACGTACAGCGGACTGGTCACAATCAGTTAAgaaaatcaagaaaatCAAAGCCCACGATATATCGGCCTCAGGGTTTGCGCAACAAATCACGCTGATGAATTATGAAATGTACAGCAAGATCGAGCTATTCGAGTGTCTGGATAAAATTTGGGGGAAATCGATGAATTGCGACTTTGGGGGATCCGCGTCCATTGCAAACTTTATTGAACACGCAAATCTTCTGACAAACTACGTTTCGTTCAAAATTGTTAGTGAGGTCAATATGAAAAAGCGAGTGAAACTGATCACATATTTTATTACAGTTGCGCTGCACTGCCATCGATTGAGCAATTTTGCTACCTTGACAGCCATAATCTCCGCTCTATATTCTTCCCCTGTATTTCGGTTGAAAAAAACATGGACTCAAGTCCCCGTCGACTCTAAAGATGTGTTAAACAAACTTGACAGTCTAATGGACTCCAAAAAGAACTTCATTAACTATAGAGAATCGCTAAAGGCAAGATCTAGGAACACCCCGTGTATCCCATTTTTCGGGGTGTATCTTTCAGATTTGACCTTTGCTAACAGTGGTAACCAAGATTGGCTACCAGTGATCAATTTCAGGAAGAGATTCATCATAGCGGATATCATTCGTGATATTTTAAGGTTCCAAAGATGCAACTATTCAAACTTCACCAAAAACGAGGATATTTCGTACTTTATAACGCGCGCGTTGCAAGGGGTCCCAGACTTGGAAGCTCAGTACAGTCTCTCTCTTGAAGTCGAGCCAAGATCGAACTCTACATCgaaggaaaacgaaaaggacATCTCGTTTGGTTCAGCAGCTACCAAATTTTTAAAGGTAAAGCACGGTATGAAATTATTTGGTTAG
- the DPS1 gene encoding aspartate--tRNA ligase DPS1 (similar to Saccharomyces cerevisiae DPS1 (YLL018C); ancestral locus Anc_4.44): MSTEGKVAAAAETAVQEQPEQVILGEDGQPLSKKAMKKYLKEQEKSKKKAERAAQLQEEKEQRERESAASDTAKDHYGKLPLIQSTTRTGERRVKFQELGAAQDGEAVCFRARVHNTRQQGATLAFLTFRQQADLIQGLVKVQDDGSVSKQMVKWAGAINLESIVLVRGVVAKVAEPIKSATVQDVEIHVREIFVISGTPQVLPILLEDASRSEAEAEAAGLPVVNLDTRLDARVIDLRTVTNQAIFRIQAGVCSLFREFLMNRQFNEIHTPKLLGAPSEGGANVFEVGYFKSKAYLAQSPQFYKQQLMVADFEKVFEIAPVFRAENSNTHRHMTEFTGLDLEMTFEEHYHEVLDLLSDLFVFIFGELKKRFAKEIELVRRQYPVEEFKLPADGKMVRIKYKEGIAMLRAAGRELGDFDDLSTENEKFLGKLVREKYDTDFYILDKFPLAIRPFYTMPCAEDGNYSNSYDFFMRGEEILSGAQRIHDHELLKQRMEAHGLSVEDPGLKDYIESFSYGCAPHAGGGIGLERVVMFFLDLKNIRRASLFPRDPKRLRP, encoded by the coding sequence ATGTCTACAGAGGGAAAAGTTGCCGCTGCTGCAGAGACCGCTGTTCAGGAACAACCCGAGCAAGTTATTTTAGGTGAGGATGGGCAACCTTTATCGAAGAAggcgatgaagaagtacttgaaggagcaagagaagtcgaagaagaaggcggAGCGTGCCGCGCAGTTgcaagaggagaaggagcAACGTGAGCGCGAGTCCGCTGCCTCGGACACCGCAAAGGACCACTACGGGAAGTTGCCTCTGATCCAGTCGACCACCAGAACCGGGGAACGTCGTGTCAAGTTCCAAGAACTGGGGGCCGCGCAGGACGGTGAAGCGGTGTGTTTCAGGGCGCGTGTCCACAACACGAGACAGCAGGGTGCGACTTTGGCCTTTTTGACTTTCAGACAGCAGGCTGATTTGATCCAAGGTTTGGTGAAAGTGCAAGACGATGGATCCGTTTCGAAGCAAATGGTCAAATGGGCCGGTGCGATCAACTTGGAGAGTATTGTCCTTGTGCGCGGTGTTGTTGCGAAGGTCGCTGAACCGATCAAGAGCGCCACTGTGCAGGACGTCGAGATCCACGTGAGAGAGATTTTTGTCATTTCCGGTACTCCACAAGTGTTGCCCATCTTGTTGGAGGACGCCTCGCGGTCCGAAGCTGAGGCTGAGGCTGCTGGATTGCCAGTGGTGAACTTGGACACAAGACTGGACGCTCGTGTCATTGATCTGAGGACTGTGACTAACCAGGCGATATTCCGGATTCAAGCTGGTGTATGCTCTTTGTTCCGCGAGTTCCTAATGAACCGTCAATTTAATGAGATCCATACCCCGAAATTGTTGGGTGCCCCCAGTGAAGGTGGTGCGAacgtttttgaagttgggTATTTCAAAAGTAAAGCGTACCTTGCACAATCCCCGCAGTTTTACAAGCAACAATTGATGGTAGCTGATTTcgagaaagtgtttgagATTGCACCTGTGTTCCGTGCTGAGAACTCGAACACGCACCGTCACATGACCGAGTTCACGGGGCTCGACTTGGAGATGACCTTTGAGGAGCACTACCATGAGGTGTTGGACTTACTCTCTGATCTTTTCGTGTTCATCTTTGGtgaattgaagaaacggTTCGCCAAGGAGATTGAATTAGTCCGTAGACAGTACCCTGTCGAGGAGTTCAAGTTGCCAGCTGACGGTAAGATGGTACGGATCAAGTACAAAGAAGGTATTGCCATGTTACGTGCCGCTGGGCGTGAATTGGGTGATTTCGATGATTTGTCCACTGAAAACGAGAAATTCCTTGGTAAACTGGTTCGTGAGAAATACGACACCGATTTCTATATCTTGGACAAGTTCCCGCTGGCGATCAGACCATTCTACACGATGCCCTGTGCTGAGGACGGGAATTACTCCAACTCGTATGATTTCTTCATGCGCGGGGAAGAGATTCTTTCCGGTGCTCAACGTATCCACGACCACGAGCTTTTGAAGCAAAGAATGGAGGCCCACGGTCTGAGTGTGGAGGACCCAGGTTTGAAGGACTACATCGAGTCCTTCAGTTACGGGTGTGCTCCACAtgccggtggtggtatTGGTCTTGAGAGAGTTGTCATGTTCTTCctggacttgaagaacatcaGAAGGGCCTCGTTGTTCCCAAGGGACCCAAAGAGATTGAGACCATAG
- the COX19 gene encoding Cox19p (similar to Saccharomyces cerevisiae COX19 (YLL018C-A); ancestral locus Anc_4.43) yields the protein MSGNPGNALRALSPTPPERGSFPLDHDGECFDAMAAYLRCMRLVHNENAPNCRLLAKEYLRCRMEHRLMDRDDWAHLGLPRDSRAPPPDHPRTKPPGPRTPEYGPRPRGRFYATPPRTIQHATQHRVTPLARPRAQKPPHEHPPPHRLLFPHNRRKNRQFSISISAHSQYTRPFRPLLSPARSDLLKTGL from the coding sequence ATGTCCGGCAACCCTGGGAACGCGCTGAGGGCGCTCTCCCCGACACCGCCAGAGCGCGGCTCCTTCCCACTCGACCACGACGGCGAGTGTTTCGACGCCATGGCCGCGTACCTCCGCTGCATGCGCCTCGTGCACAACGAGAACGCCCCGAACTGCCGCCTGCTCGCCAAGGAGTACCTCCGCTGCAGAATGGAGCACCGCCTCATGGACCGCGACGACTGGGCGCACCTCGGGCTGCCGCGCGACAGCCGTGCGCCACCCCCAGACCACCCCCGCACCAAACCCCCGGGCCCACGAACCCCGGAATACGGCCCCCGCCCTCGCGGCCGTTTCTACGCCACCCCCCCCCGTACTATACAGCACGCTACGCAACACCGAGTCACCCCTCTCGCGCGCCCTCGCGCccagaaaccgccgcaCGAAcacccccccccccaccgGTTGCTTTTTCCGCACAACCGACGCAAGAACCGTCAGttctcaatttcaatttcagCGCATTCTCAGTATACTCGTCCTTTTCGACCCCTCCTGTCGCCCGCTCGCTCTGACTTATTGAAGACTGGGCTATAA